One genomic window of Tetrapisispora phaffii CBS 4417 chromosome 13, complete genome includes the following:
- the ECM2 gene encoding Pre-mRNA-splicing factor ECM2 (similar to Saccharomyces cerevisiae ECM2 (YBR065C); ancestral locus Anc_3.280) gives MSSDEREFNICDSCFGRSSNIRMTKIPNGAECKICTFPFDVFQFKSTNRSANVKKSIICFKCSNQRNVCQCCMLDLKWHIPIKVRDKIVSIINNDKSMQTEEAKNDMMKRFLALKDVKLGAAKITDDDVKLEKLMSQLGEYIRKEKALQNQRADDADLKLDNHGRSNAKEFENINIEHVLKKLPLQASFQLKEDVNETERSYFLYNIDQSLPEWKITNKISEILKISDWQEKNSNSVIIKHKSRCGGVRLKNAILASNFVKSIIKDDLILKTKEGLFRGILKIDGHHVFVIPWSMGFSNGSFGNSLKENIKLNIILDKLIRLENNRNDLSTESTTSSGKARIQNKGKIEKKDKNKKSKRITNIQL, from the coding sequence ATGAGTTCTGATGAAAGAGAGTTTAATATTTGTGATTCATGTTTTGGGAGGTCATCGAATATAAGAATGACTAAAATACCAAATGGCGCAGAGTGTAAAATTTGCACTTTCCCATTCGATGTCTTCCAGTTTAAATCAACAAATAGAAGTGCAAATGTCAAGAAGTCTATTATATGTTTTAAGTGCTCTAATCAAAGGAATGTGTGTCAGTGTTGCATGCTTGATCTAAAATGGCATATTCCGATTAAAGTTAGAGATAAAATAGTCTCcattataaataatgataaaagtATGCAAACGGAAGAAGCTAAAAATGACATGATGAAACGATTTTTAGCATTGAAAGATGTGAAATTAGGTGCAGCAAAAATCACAGACGATGATGTTAAGTTAGAGAAACTTATGTCGCAGCTAGGAGAATATATTAGAAAGGAGAAAGCATTACAAAATCAAAGAGCAGATGATGCAGATTTGAAGCTAGATAATCATGGACGTAGTAATGctaaagaatttgaaaatattaatatagaACATGTCCTGAAAAAGCTACCCTTACAAGCATCATTTCAATTAAAGGAGGATGTTAATGAAACTGAAAGatcttattttttgtataaTATTGATCAATCTCTACCGGAATggaaaataacaaataaaatttctgAGATACTGAAAATATCAGATTGGCAAGAGAAGAATTCGAATTCTGTTATAATTAAACATAAATCAAGATGCGGAGGAGTTCGATTAAAGAATGCGATCTTGGCAAGCAACTTTgtaaaatcaataattaaGGATGACCTAATATTGAAGACTAAAGAGGGTCTATTTAGAGGCATCCTGAAGATTGATGGGCACCATGTATTTGTAATTCCTTGGTCCATGGGGTTTTCAAATGGTTCGTTTGGGAACTCATTAAAAgagaatattaaattaaacataattttagataaattaataagaTTAGAAAACAATAGAAACGATTTGTCAACCGAATCTACAACTTCGAGTGGAAAGGCTAGAATTCAAAACAAAGGTAAGATAGAGAAGAAGGAcaagaataaaaaatccAAAAGAATTACTAATATTCAGTTATAA